The nucleotide sequence cttatactgattgaaacaatcagggcccatgtggtataatcgcccgagagaatacttgttgaaagaagggtataagaataattcaatttgtccttgtgtccttataaaaggatatggatttgaatttgttataatcgtcatgtatgttgatgattcaaatatcattagaactcccggagagcttcctaaagcagtagactgtttaaagaaagaatttgaaatgaaagatcttggaaagacaaaattttgtcttggtctacaaattgaatatatgaaagatggaatttttgttcttcaatcagcatacactaaaaagattttaaagagcttctatgtggataaagcacatccattaagtaccccgatggttgtgagattactcgatataaataaagatccactccgacctcatgaaaataatgaagagctttttggtcctaaagtaccatatcttaatgcaattggtgcgctaatatatcttgctaacactacaaggcatgacgtaactttttcagttaatgtcttagcaagatatagctccgctcaaggagaaattggaataaaatcaaacacatattgcgttatctaagggggattaccgatgtgggcttattttatggcaatgattgcaataccgatcttgttggttatgtcgaTGTGGAGTATTTATCTGACAaacacaaggcttgatctcaaacatgttatgtgtttacatgtgtggcactgtcatatcttagcgatcgactaagcaattaATCGTGGGTACTTCTTCTAATCAtgttgagataattgctattcgtgaagcaagtcgagaatgtgtatggttgaggtctactatacatcttattcgagacaaatgtggtttgaagtgtgataaactaCCCACAGTTTTGCATGAAGAAAATACAAcgtgcatagcccaattaaagggaggattcataaaggagttaggacaaagcacatttcacctaaattattgttcacacatgatcttcaaaagaatggtgatattaatgtgcaacggatctgttcaagtgataatatggctgatttgttcaccaaatatctaccggcgtcaaccttcaagaaactagtgtacaagattgggatacgaaggctcaacgatgtgaactgatgatctcatcagggggagttaatacgcgttgtactctttttcccttacaaggttttgtcccattgggttttcctcgcaaggtttttaacgaggcaaccaaaaggcgtatttctaaatatgtgtactctttttccttcattaggattttttcccatagggttttttcctaataaggttttaacgagacacattatttatggacatccaagggggagtgttacgataaaaatcaaaatatggtggatgtctactcttcctccatgatccttctctcaaatggttaatgacatattcaatgacatattttctatgttcaatgacatgtttcatgacatattttcttcacttttcatgtctatataaaggttttgtaatagataagaaaatacacacaatttaagaagaaaatctcttcctttctctctatctctatttcttgttcatgttttactaaattatctttatttcttgttcatgttttactaaattgcttttatttcataacagatTCCTAAATTTATGAATCAAATAAAGATTAATAAGACAAGCTTTATAGATATTTTCTCTTTGCATATGCAAATGTCATTCAAATATTCATATATCGACGCTAGCCAATTTCCTGAGCCTTTAAAGCAAAAATTAGCTAATTACAAATGAGAAAAACATGTTGACAGGGCATCCTAAATTCTGTGTAGCAAGCATTCTAACCAAGTCAAGTTCTTAAAGTTTGATATTATTCTAAAACCTGAGTCAACAACGTACAAGCCAAACTGTAGGGGAAAGACTCATGCCCTGTTCACCCATTGAAACAGTTTGTACATCTCCACAaataatatatcgttggaaaatCAGGACCGGTTAAGAAATTGTATTgacatacaaaaaaaaattatactgaGTAGAAATCGAACAACCAACCATATACAATCACAATTCACTAAGAAGTTAGTCACACTAGAAATGCAGACAGCTTAAATCTAAGTAGAAAATGTTTGGTCCTGATGCAAGATTCACTGTTTTGGTGTTGGCTGTTGTGGTCTGAATGTCCCATTCTTTAGGGGTGTGATTTGACTCATAAAATATGACCCGGCAACCCACCCAAATGTTAACTAGTCGGGTTAATGCTATATTAAAGAGAGGTAAATAATAGAAAGTTGGCGTATGACCACTGTTTATCTCATCTTAAATCGACCCATTTTGGCGAAAACAAACTTGGGGCAAATTGGATCATAGTCCAATTACTAAATCAGCTCATTTTAACCCTTCCAGAATTGGTCAAGGCGATTCGCCGTATCTAATTTTTGTATGAAATATCCATACAGTACTCAAAATAAAGCATGTTAACTTATCAATCAAGGAAAATAGCAATTTCGAGGTTGCTGAATGGAGCATGTCGAGTTCTGCTGTTTGATTATCAAATACGTAAACTCTACAACAGATTCACCCTAACAACAAAACTCAATATGGAAACAATCTTCAGTCAAAACAAGAAGGCCAAACAAAATTGACTTTGCTCTATTGGTAACATGGAGTTCATTGGACGAGCATATCATTGGCAGGCCAAAGCAACAAAAATCCTACAGAAGTCAATGTCGCGTTGATCACACTGTAAGTAACCAATATAACTAATTACTGTTTCTCTTTCTTCGCCAAGGATTCTCCTTTATGTTCACTGCCTGCTGAGACCACATAACCTGCTCCAACCTGTGTCAGACGTGCAAAATGAAGTAATAGGAAAACCTGAAAACAAATACAAAGAAACAAACAGTAACCAACTCCCTAACCCCTAAAGCTCGCATGCACCCACAAATtttcaataatatcaacaacaataataatagtcATTAGTAGTATTATTCTAGAAAATAGAAGTAGGTGAAATAGGAAAAGCAGGATACCTGGCAATCTTTCAGTACAGCACGTTCTTGGAGCTGTACATTACTGCAAATAACAGAACCTTGGATCGAACAACCATCTCCAATGGTGACATGGTCCATAATGACTGAGTTGACAACCTGCAAAAACAAGCGACTTAATAACGAGCTAGGCAACACATGTGCAGGTGCGTTTCCTGAGGTTGCATCCTTGTGCGACAGAAAGTTGCAAACAATAGCTGTGTTCCTTTTTATCAAAGGTAAAGAATGAATCATACCTTCACATTTGAGCCGATCCGACAATGCCGACCAATGACAGACTTTTTCACGCTACACTTGTCACCCATTTGTGAACCTTCTCCTAGCATACAATGCGGTCCAACCTAAATGAGATTAATTCCTCAGTCATGAGAACCAAGATCCAACAATTTGCACAATTTGTAACTGTGTTTTTTGTCGCACTGACTTGGTGCAAGTTAATCATATATAAATTTCTTATATTCCCATAAAAACAAACCAAGATCCAACAAGAcaaattaaaaccaaaaggaaaggTATGATGCAATATGAACTTCTTTCTTCGGcactaacaaaataaataaataaataaataaagatgaCACAACATGTGCAACAACATAATATTCTGCATATATAACTGTAAGTTGCAACTCACTGTAGTTTTGGAACCAAGCACGGCTGTAGGATGAATTATGTTGTTCTGGGGAGAGAAAGAATAGTCTGACAGGTGACTTGCATCACCTATGACCTAAATCATAGAGAAAGTAAACTAGCTCATTAGCAGATAAGCACACATCTGCTTTAGAGATAAGCAAAAATACAAGGTTAAACAGTAAATCTCACATCTCGATTTATGTCACTGAAGGCTTGAATGGAGTTTAAGCGCACACAATAATTGCTCTTGCTGGCAATATATACGCAGCACTTGTGAGTCTTTCTTGGAGACGGAGCAGAACCATCAGGACCCAAAGCGTATAGTTCATGAAAACTTTGTGTAGATGCATTGGCCAGTAGTTGTGACAGCATAACTGTACTACTCTCAGAAAAATCCTTATGATGCCCATTTTCTTCTGCTAGCACTCCATTTTGTGATAATTCAGATCTCTAATATAATTCAACATCATCAACTCATGGAGAATCTTAGATGGGAAGTAAACAAAGTTAACATGTGACAGAAAAAAATCATGCGTTATAAGACTTACTAGCTGACTCCTCACAAGATAAGGCAACACGTCGCGCCTCAAGCTCAGAAAAGTTTCTTTCTTATTCAGAACCTCTTGCAGAACAGTTCTACAGGAGAAAACATGGAAAAGATAACCATTTTCGAACATACCCAAAAAAAACCATCTTAGAGAATATCCAAGCATAATGGATAAAcaacatcaaccaaaactacTTGAAATCAGATAGAAACACCTCGAACCTCTTGAAGGCATACATATGAGCATCCATTAGATCAGCACGAATCTCCATCTGCAGATTAAAGAAAAAGGATAAGATGTAGAAGGAAAACTCCACCGAAAATTACGGAGAAGCTTGTATATTTGGATGTATCTGCACGCATGCACTTCGTTTCTAATGGTCTAATATCATATTTTCAtgtgaaaagagaaaaaatggggggggggggggaaacaACAGAATGGTTCTTGCAGAGAGCAGCATATCCAGTATCTCACATTGGTTAATAAGCAAAATTCAATAATACATATACATGGCAGTCTGTGTTTATCATATTTGGATAGAGAGGAACCAAAGAGATTTTCAGGGGAAGCAAACTGAACCAGAGATCATTATCAGGAAGATTATTCAAGAAGTGTTTTATAGAGCACCAATGAAGAGTAGGCTGACTGCAGTACTTAGACAAATTAATTTCTATCCTCGATAGTATTGCATCAGAGAATAGTTGTTTGTGGAGTTCTTTGATGTTTTAGTTGAGTAGCTGTTTTCTGCATTTTGGATGGAACGGTATGCAGTTTTTTGTGTTTGTAAATGTACAGAATGTCATTGGTaataaaatttcttttatttacccaaaaaaaaataatatatacatGTGATCATGAAAAACATAAAAACTCATGCATTGGAtatagaagaaataaaagagagatcATATGAAGAAGGAAACAATCCAAAATAATTGCAAGCCATAGCCAAACTGAATCATAGATtgggaggaggagaagaagaataCTACATCTTCAAGCAAATCTACCAGTTCTTCACTTATTTCCCCTCTCTTTTCCCATTAATTTCTCAAGTAACAGGAATCAGACAAGAGGAAAGATGCATGAGTAGAAAAGAAACATATCAGAAAAAAAGTAACAGGAATCAGACAAGAGGAAAGGTGCATATGAGTAGAAGAGAAACATATCAGAAAAAACTCCCATCTTAGTGATTTCATTAGCTATGAAGTTCGTACTGATTGGCATCATTTACCTGGCCTACCGCTCGGAGAATGCTCTTCTGGACACGAATATCTTTCTCAACTTCACCTCCTAGAGGATATCAAAGATGCCTCATAAGGGAATAAAACCAATTGATGCATGAAGGATGTAAAAGCATATGCAGGGGTCTCACCAGCAGCTATATGCAACAGAAATTGTTTAGTGGGGTCCAGTCCTATAATGTTATGGCGTGCCGGTTTCTTGGCTTTGTCCTTTCCGCCAGAGGAACCTGACTCTGATGGGCCACTGACAGGAGTAGAACAAAGCATAGCAGTCACTGCAGCATCCTGTCGTCTATGAGCAGCTGCCACTGCCCCAGGAGGAATATCAGAAACAAGATCACCACTCACAACCTGCATAAGAATCAAACAAATTAGCTCATTGAAGCATGCGACCCTGTTGGAAAGCAATTCGGATTAGAACATCAACCAAAATATCTTTTGCAGTCAGGTGGTGATCAATGGCCCTAAGAGCTCCAGCTGTCCCGATATCCTCAGGGACTGCTGCAACCTGAAGACAAAGTAACAAAAAAAATAAGCCCTTTATAGCAACAACCATACTAAGTTAACAAGGGCCAAATAAGTATTAGGACGAGCACAAGATTTATCAAGTGAACTTTTTAATGTAAAACTACTAGATTCATCCTGCTCAAAACAGTCAGTCAACAGGGAGcattaaataaatttattttgaGTCCAATTGTTGAGGAGCATTAACGTTAATAAAGAGCAAGTTCATAacaaaaacaataacaataataatttgGCACTGCTTGGCCATTCGGCCTTAAGTGTAGCACAAAATGGCCCAACTCCCATTTTATTTGCCCCTTTAACCATATTCCCGCACTGTTAAACAATTCATTTTTCTCTGCAAATTCACCACGTCTTCCTCACTCGTCCCCTGCCCCCTCCTCTCTTCTCTTCTTAttcattagtattttcttaaagaCCAATCATATAAGGTTTGGGATTGAACAGGAATTCAAAGATGGGACTCGATTTGGGAGTTGAGTTGGGAA is from Nicotiana tabacum cultivar K326 chromosome 18, ASM71507v2, whole genome shotgun sequence and encodes:
- the LOC107770965 gene encoding uncharacterized protein LOC107770965 isoform X1; amino-acid sequence: MDFQVVVLAGGLSKSLVPLVSKEVPKALLPVANRPVLSYVLEHFEQNNLKDFIVVVEGESAALLVGGWISNAYVDRLHVEVAAVPEDIGTAGALRAIDHHLTAKDILVVSGDLVSDIPPGAVAAAHRRQDAAVTAMLCSTPVSGPSESGSSGGKDKAKKPARHNIIGLDPTKQFLLHIAAGGEVEKDIRVQKSILRAVGQMEIRADLMDAHMYAFKRTVLQEVLNKKETFLSLRRDVLPYLVRSQLRSELSQNGVLAEENGHHKDFSESSTVMLSQLLANASTQSFHELYALGPDGSAPSPRKTHKCCVYIASKSNYCVRLNSIQAFSDINRDVIGDASHLSDYSFSPQNNIIHPTAVLGSKTTVGPHCMLGEGSQMGDKCSVKKSVIGRHCRIGSNVKVVNSVIMDHVTIGDGCSIQGSVICSNVQLQERAVLKDCQVFLLLHFARLTQVGAGYVVSAGSEHKGESLAKKEKQ
- the LOC107770965 gene encoding translation initiation factor eIF2B subunit gamma isoform X2, which translates into the protein MDFQVVVLAGGLSKSLVPLVSKEVPKALLPVANRPVLSYVLEHFEQNNLKDFIVVVEGESAALLVGGWISNAYVDRLHVEVAAVPEDIGTAGALRAIDHHLTAKDILVVSGDLVSDIPPGAVAAAHRRQDAAVTAMLCSTPVSGPSESGSSGGKDKAKKPARHNIIGLDPTKQFLLHIAAGGEVEKDIRVQKSILRAVGQMEIRADLMDAHMYAFKRTVLQEVLNKKETFLSLRRDVLPYLVRSQLRSELSQNGVLAEENGHHKDFSESSTVMLSQLLANASTQSFHELYALGPDGSAPSPRKTHKCCVYIASKSNYCVRLNSIQAFSDINRDVIGDASHLSDYSFSPQNNIIHPTAVLGSKTTVGPHCMLGEGSQMGDKCSVKKSVIGRHCRIGSNVKVVNSVIMDHVTIGDGCSIQGSVICSNVQLQERAVLKDCQVGAGYVVSAGSEHKGESLAKKEKQ